From Deltaproteobacteria bacterium:
AAGTAAACGGTGCATTTCCGTCAAGCCAGCACAGGTCACACGGATCTCCTAAACCATCGCCATCAACGTCTTCTTGCTCCACATTCGCAATCAGTGGGCAGTTGTCTACGGAATCCAAAATCGTATCGCCATCTAGGTCATTGATGCTTGGGCAACCAAAGCAAACATCATTGGGAGCAATCAGCTCGGTGTCTTCCCCAGTCGGCCCATTCACGTCGTTAGCGGTTGGCGTGACAACGCAAGTAAATGTATCGCAGGCTTGGGTTTCGACCCCAGGGATCTCAGCGTCAACATACTCCGGTGATACCACTCCATTGATAAGCCACTTGTAACTGTAGGTGATGACATCTCCATTGGGATCAATGCTCTCCCCTACAATTGTACAAGTCAGTGTTTCCGAATCCACCGGGCTGTCAGGTGTGATCTCCACAACCGGGGCTGATGGCGGCTCGTCAAGAGGAATACAATCCCCTTCTTCACATATCATCTCTTCACCGCACGGCGTTCCATTGGGTAGGTTTTCAAAACTACAATCGCCTGATTCGTTGAGACAAGTTCCTGCTGTGCATGGGTTGAAATCATCACACACCACCGGTTCGGCTGGCGTACAAGCGCCCTCGATACATTCGGAAGTAACGTAACAAAGGTCGTCTACTGGACAGGCTGTACCATCACTCACAATGGGATTCGTACATTCACCCGTGGAGCTATTGCACATATCCCCGGTACACGGGTTGCCATCGGCGCAATCAACAAACTCATCCGAGACGCAGCGGCCTTCAAAGCAGGATGAGCGCGAAACACACAGGTCTGGGGCAATCCGAGCCGTCTTCTATCGCTGTAAAGACACATGCGTTGCTAATTTGGCTGTATTCACCTGTGGTACAGGCATTGCCATCTTCGCAATCTGGAATCGGAACTGCCTGCAAACCATCTTCACTACACGCAGCGAGCCACACCATGCCAACAACAATTATCCCTGACGCAATACGACGCATTGCTATCCCCCTTGCTGCGGCCTTTGTAGAAAAATTCTAAACTGTCAAAAGCCAGATTACGACCTTGTACTTATTAAAGCACCGCAGGGAGACTATTCCACAAAACCTGGGTTCAATGCGCATGCAAATAGACAAAAACACTAAAATTTAGAGACTAGAATTGGATTCCGAGCTTACGGTAGGTAAATCCGATGACCCAAGCTGGCCCAATCAACAAAAACTGTAGGTCTTCCATAAAAGATGGCTTCTTGCCTTCAATCTTGTGTCCTGCGAATTGCAAAATCCAAAAGGCGACGAAAAAGAATAGACAGGTCACTGCCAACCCAAAGGGTCCCTGCTCTGCGTACCATGCAACGAAAGCAACACAGGCGATGCTAAACAAGGTCATGCCTGCAGCAAGCTTCGCAGAGAGTCTGAGGTAGAAGAGAATTATCGGCACAAGCGTCAGAGTTCCCCAGTTTAGATACGGGACCTCAGCCATAAATTCGGGAACGGGAATCGCCCAGAGTAAACCCGCAATGGTTAAAAATATACCGGGCACACAGATCCAGTGAATCAGCTTGTTGGTCTTGTTCTGGTGACTCTCTCCATATGCTTCAAGCCACTCATGAATGTTTCGTTGAGCCATATCTTAATCTCCTCGTAGTAAATGCTTGGGTTATGGTCAGAGATTAACTCCCGAATCGCCCAGCCACATTGGCCGATAGCGCCTTCCTTATTGACCTTTCGTGCCACTTCCTGCACCATGGAAATGTGATTAAACGTGTATCAATTCAATGGGTTAGGTCCATTGTGCGAGCAGCTGAGGCTTCAGGTGTGCATCCTGGCACCCTTTTGGAGCGCTGTAATTTAGCTCCCGAGTCTCTCGAGGGCTCCGTGGGATTTATACCTTTAAGCACAACTGTAAATCTCTGGCGGGTAGCTCAAGAGCTCAGTGGTGACCCGTATTTTGGGCTCACCATGGGAGAGCGGGTACGGCCCCACTACTTAAGTGTGGTGGCTTATACCATGATGAATTGCCGCAACTTTGCTGAGGCGCTTGAACAAGTACAGAAATACCAGCGTCTCGTAAGCGAAGGCGGTCGCATCGAAATGCGTCTTGAAGCTGATACAGCGGCCATTGTGTACATCCCTTACGAAGCCGATGTCTCATTTAGCCGGCACCAGATTGAGGCCGTTCTCTTGGTGATCTTAGGTTTCGCACGGTGGCTTATTGATGAAGACCTGCAGCCCATTGAGATTCGATTTTCCCACCCCAAGCCAGCCTTGACGCAAAAGCATGATGAAGTGTTCCGAGCGCCCATTCGGTTTAATGCTCAAGAGCATGCCATTGTTTTAGAGCGCAGATGGCTTCATGCTGAGCTGCCCGAATCCGATCCTTCAATGCTCCAGGTTCATGTTGCCCAGGCAGATCAGCGCCTTCATGCCATGGATAAAGTAAGCATCAAAGAGCGTGTCAAAATGGTACTTGAATCATCGGGTCATTTTCAGTGGGACCGCGACCATATGGCTCGAAGGCTTCATATGAGCCGGCGCACCCTGCAGCGTAAGCTATCCAAATCCGGCACAACGTTTCAGAATCTATTTGACCACTATCGCCACAACGCGGCGCTCACACTCCTGAAAGACAACGACCTGAGTACCGGTGAGGTGGGCCTTTTACTTGGCTTTTCCGAGCCCAGCACTTTCTATCGTGCCTTCAAGCGTTGGGAGGGATGCACCCCGGGTGCCTATCGCTTGGCCCAAGTAGCAATCTGATCTTCAAACTTTGTCATACCATCCACAAACCTTGCAGTTACAACCTCACAAAATAGAACTTCTCTATTCATAAAGCCTTGTGAATTCGGGAAAGTCCCAAAAACTCTAGTCATCCATCAACTGGCACGGTCCGTGCTTAAAGTGATGCAAAGGTTTCACACCATCACTTTACCCCTGGGGGATCAGAGTCCATGTCTTTCAACCTACGCCCTACGATGATTGCATCACTTTTATTTACATGCCTGATTTGGCTACTGGCCGGGTGCGGCACATCAACCATGCCTTCCGGTAGCAGCGTTCCAAGCGGTCCTCATGGCGCTGAAGTTCCAGTAGAAGGTGATGCCGACGAAGCTACCAACAACGACGCCAACCCGGCTACCGACGAAGAAGTCGTAGACGAGACCCAAGACCCGGCTCCCGACGAAACGGACAACGGCGATGATATTCCTTCGGATCCTGTTCCAGACGACACAGACAATAACGATGAGGAACCAGAAGACGACACCACCGAATCTCCCGGCGGCAATCAAACCATTCCCGCCGATACAACTCCAGCCGAAGACGAGGAGGAGGAAGAGGAAGAAGAAGAAACCAGTGAACCCGTAGATGGCGTTTTATGCACTGGTAATATAGTCATCGACTCCCCCGATGACCTTCAGTACTACGAAAACTGCACAGAGATCGCCGGAAGCCTCACCATCGATTGCCCGGAACTCACTGATTTCAATTTCGCCTACCTCGTTCGTATTCAAGACAACCTAACCGTTCAAAACAGCAACAGCCTTTTCACCATGAGTGGATTCGGTGTTCTAAACCACGTGGGCGGGGATATAACCATCACCAATAACCCCGGTATGATTTACATCGCAGGTCTTAGCCAACTGACGAGTGTCGGCGGTAGCCTCATCATCAACAACAACATCAACCTCGCCGAGCTAACCGGGCTGGATGCACTGGTCGCCGTTGATGGCGGCCGATTAGAAATCGCTGGCAATACAAACCTTCTCAATTTGAATCATTTATCTTCACTGCAAAGTATTTCAGGAAGCCTCATCATTCGCGAGAACGCACGTGTGAATGCAGTGCTCGGGCTCGCTAACCTCTCCTCCATTGGTGCGGGCGAAAACGGAGGCTCTTTAGAGATTTACAAAAACGAGTCACTCAAAGATTTAAATGGACTTGAGAACCTAATTGAAATGCCAGGAACAGTGCATATTTATGACAACGCAAATCTGATTTGCACCTATGCTCTGCGTAACCTCACCCATGTTACCCAGGACCTCATCATAACGGGTAATCCCATTCTATCATGGTGTGAGGTTGATATACTTGTGGATGCACTGGCAGCAGCCAACGGTGTGGACGGAGAGATTATCAGTTGGGGAAATTTAGAGACAGAAGATTGTGATTTAAACCCATACCACTCAGAAGACACCGACACTCCTATCTGAGCTTAGGCTTCAGCCGGGGCTGGTATATCAACCAGCCTTGGTTCGTGCCCCGTGTCGCGCAAAAACCGCAGCAGGTCATTGCCCTTAATCGCCGTGGTCATCGTATTCACGAGTGGGTGACAATGAACGAGTTCTGAGTCGAAAATAGCTCTATCAAACACGACCTCAACCACGCCCTCCTCATCGTTGATAACCGCGAAAGGTGTGACCGAGCCTGGCTTTACCCCAAGGTATTGATCCAAGCGATCAGGTGAACCAAAGCTTACCCTTCCTGCTCCGATGGCCGCTCCCAAAGCCTTTAAATCGATCGGCAAATCTTCCCGGGCAACCACCAACCACATCTTTTTCTTCTTGTTTCTCAAAAAGAGATTTTTAATATGTGCCCCACTCTGGTCTCCTGGACGGTGTTTGCGAGCCTCATCCACCGTAAAAACCGCTGGGTGCGTAATCGTTTCCGTTTGAATATCCAAGGCTTCAAGACGTTTAAAGAGTTCTTCAGGGGTTGCAGCAGGCATCCGGCGCTCCATTCTAGGAAGTTAGCTTTCTAACGTAACTGAACCAAGAGGTCTATAGCTTGCTGATATCATTAGGTAAAACAGATAGCCAAACTGACTACAGTCGTGTATATAGCGAGTTGCTCAGTATTGAGCACACCGGCAAAACCTACTTTCAGCGGTAGATTATCGGAGATAATAATATGCAAATATCCATAGGTTCTAAACAATATTCGTTCAGCGGCGAAGCCACACCCGCCAATATTGCTCAGCAAATCAGTGAGCAAGAATCAGGGCTCAATACCCAAAAACTCACTCAGAAACTCAGTGAAGCTCTATTTGGGGCCCCCTATCGAAAACACGATGTCGTTGATGCGGGCCGGTTTGAAGGCGGTGTTCTAGAGCTGGAACCTCGAGGATTTGAGAGACTTTTTGGCAGTGTCGCCTCAGGCGGAGCATCTCAAGTGGTACTCATGGCACCTCCCCCACGGGTGGTGGTCCAAAAAGCCGCGCCTCAGCCCCACAATGTACCAGCTCCCCCCGTACCCATAGATCTCTTAGCAACAAGCTCCAACGGAGCATCGGCACAGAACTCTGAAGCACTGGTGACCAAAGCCGCGCTTGAGAAACACCCAGCCTTTCAACTCTTCGTCCAGCCTATGCTCAAGGAGCTGAAATTCACGACTTTCGAGCTCTCTACCCCAGCAAGTGACCCTAAACTTGAAACGGGTGCTTACTTTAATCCGGCTAATCATTGCGTGGTCTTGAGCCAAAAAATCGAACTGCCCGATGTGGTCGACAACCTCATCTTTGAACTTTGCAATGCCAGACACAGAAGCCAATTCCTATCCATAACCGATGCATTTCAAGCAGGCTCGATTAGCATAAGCGAATACGGACATGCATACGCACAGGTAGAATTCAAAACGCAATTGGCGTACATCGAGGTCGTTTCCGCGATGCGAGTTCAGGGTCTTGAGCTGCCCAAAAGTGCCCAAAAAGCGCTTCGATGGGTTGCAGACACTGATCCAGATTTTATCCATACTCGGGATACGAGCAAGCTCCTCGCAAGCTTCATACTCCGTCCCCATGACAAGGAAGCCGGGGCAAGGGATATTGCCTCACTCTCAACGCCAGACATGTATACGTATCAAGCACTTGAGAAACTGAGCGGACACCAACTTTTCGACAAACTTGAAATCTTGCTGGGCAAAGGCATATTTCCACCTAAATTCAGTGGCTGGACGCGGCATAATTTCCCGATGAAAAGTGTCAGTTTTAAGCGAGCCCGGGCCTACCAAGAAGTGATTACTCAAGCCAAAACTCTCTTGAATCAGTCGCAAGACGCCGTGTTGAAACTCGAAGCCCTTATGCTTTCGTCAGCTCTGCGCCAGTACGCCAATCTCCGCGCTGGCACTCATGTGATGCCAGCCTACACAGGCTAGATTGACACCAGGTCGTTTGGTACTAAAATTTCAACCGTGGCCCCATATCAAGCCGGTTGAAGTGCGCCCAGAAGAAATTAATTCCACATTTGAATGCTTTCAAAGTTTGCAACCAGAATAAATTCGACCTATTTATCGTCACCACTGCCGCGGATATGTATCCACGCTAACTCTAAGACTATAGGTAAAATGATGTCCAAAATTTTTGTTATTTTAAGTGTTCTCGGAATGGCTCTCGCAACTACAGCATGCGGCGGCACAGCCACCCAGCAGTAGCTGCTTGTGAAACTACTTGCGCAAACCAGGACGCTTTGGCCTGTGAAGGTGCAATGGTAGACCTCGCTACATGCAACCAAATTTGTGCAGCATACGGCTCAGCTCCTACGGAATGTGCCGATGCAGCTGAAGCAGCATACACATGTTGGAACGGCGCGACTCTCGAATGTACTGGCATGAGCTCTGCTCCAGTTGACGGTGGCTGTGCCACTGAAACTGAGGCAATGACCGCAGCTTGCTCCGCTGAATAATTATTTAGCCAAGCTCACATTGATAGAATAAAAAAAGCCCCGGCAGCCTCTTGAGGTCGCCGGGGCTTTTTTCTTTCATCCGCAAGCGTTACTGCGCCGGTGGTGTAAACACTGCAGTGAGTGTGGTTGACTCGATGTCACCAGACTTAATCACCGCTTCAATCTGAGTCATACCCGTATTCATATTCACACCCGAGAGACTTGCGTAAGGCATTGCGTAAATCTCAAACTGATACTCGTGAGCTTCCCAGCCTGGGCAAGGCCCCTCGTAACCAAACTCATTGGTGTAACCGCGGCTTTGCTTCGCTCCGGATGGCTCCGACAGGTTAGCATCTCGAGGCAAGCTCTCTGGCAACGAAGAAACATCTGCGGGGATATCATAGATGATAGAGTGCAAGAAACCGTTGTAAGTAAGGTCTCTAAATACAATCGCAAAACTCTGAGTACCCTCCGGCGCCCCGCTCCAACCGAATTGTGGAGAAACATTCTCCGCGCCGCTCTTACCATAATAATAGCTGCAGGCATGGCGTACGGGAAAGACACCGCCGTCTTCCATAGCGCTGCTCGTAAGCGTAAATGGCTCATCCGGTGCTGTTGTATCCGATGCATCGGAGGCGTCACTTGCATCGCTCATGTCAGATGCATCCGATTCATCACTTGCATCGCTCATGTCGGATACATCAGATCCGTCACTTGCGTCGCTCATGTCGGATACATCAGATCCGTCACTTGCGTCGCTCATGTCGGATACATCAGATCCGTCACTTGCATCGCTGGTGTCGGATGCATCAGATGCGTCACTTGCGTCGCTCATGTCGGATACATCCGATGCGTCACTTGCGTCAGCCTGGTCCGCGGCATCTGTATTGTCTGGGGAGTCGTTGTCATCACCGCCACAGCCAACAGCTAGAAGAGCCATTAAGAGAGCGAGCATTAAAGAAGGACAGCGGTGCTTAAGCATACGTTTTCTCCACATATCAAGGGTTTTGGCCAAGCTTAGCCACGGCCAATGGTGGCGCTAACCTAATAGTCTAGCTGATATTAAACAAGGCTCTGGGTTCCAGAGCCACGAGACACGGATGCAAATACCAGAAGCCGATCCCGATAATTATATTAAATATACCACACACCAGCTAATCCACAGTTACGCTCCTCACTACAAGAACCGAGTCGCAGCGCATAGTTGCACGAATTAATTGATGCCAGAATACCCATTGATTCAATATTCCTGAACTATCAGATGAATATATTCCGCTTTTTGTTTCGAGTTTACCCGTCAATACTTCGAACAACACACCAGCCCAGGCAGGCTCGGTTCAGGCCCAGGAGAGGATAAATGTTAAAGAGATTAATCACATTGAGCGCAGCATTCTTCATCGTTGGTTGCGGCGTAGATGAGCTGTCATATTACGATGCCCCGGAAACACCAGAGCCGGCAGAAGAAGAAACTCCTGCCCCGACTCCCTTTAACGAGCCACCACCAGAAGAAGACTGGTGCATATCAGAAGATACCGATTTCGATATCGAACAAGTCTCTGTATTGGAAGATGCCTTCGGTCTTCCCAACCTAAGAGATGCCGTGGTTTTAGAGTACGACGCATCCCACCTCCAGGCTGAAGAAACCTGGCGTGTTCGCTCGGTGGATGTATTGGCGATGATTCCAGACATTCTATTCCAATACATGGACGATACTGAAGTGCTCACCATTGAAGTTTACGACGCAGCAAACCCTCTCAACACCGCGCCCTGGGTGA
This genomic window contains:
- a CDS encoding DUF962 domain-containing protein encodes the protein MAQRNIHEWLEAYGESHQNKTNKLIHWICVPGIFLTIAGLLWAIPVPEFMAEVPYLNWGTLTLVPIILFYLRLSAKLAAGMTLFSIACVAFVAWYAEQGPFGLAVTCLFFFVAFWILQFAGHKIEGKKPSFMEDLQFLLIGPAWVIGFTYRKLGIQF
- a CDS encoding AraC family transcriptional regulator, encoding MIKRVSIQWVRSIVRAAEASGVHPGTLLERCNLAPESLEGSVGFIPLSTTVNLWRVAQELSGDPYFGLTMGERVRPHYLSVVAYTMMNCRNFAEALEQVQKYQRLVSEGGRIEMRLEADTAAIVYIPYEADVSFSRHQIEAVLLVILGFARWLIDEDLQPIEIRFSHPKPALTQKHDEVFRAPIRFNAQEHAIVLERRWLHAELPESDPSMLQVHVAQADQRLHAMDKVSIKERVKMVLESSGHFQWDRDHMARRLHMSRRTLQRKLSKSGTTFQNLFDHYRHNAALTLLKDNDLSTGEVGLLLGFSEPSTFYRAFKRWEGCTPGAYRLAQVAI
- a CDS encoding YbhB/YbcL family Raf kinase inhibitor-like protein, whose amino-acid sequence is MLKHRCPSLMLALLMALLAVGCGGDDNDSPDNTDAADQADASDASDVSDMSDASDASDASDTSDASDGSDVSDMSDASDGSDVSDMSDASDGSDVSDMSDASDESDASDMSDASDASDASDTTAPDEPFTLTSSAMEDGGVFPVRHACSYYYGKSGAENVSPQFGWSGAPEGTQSFAIVFRDLTYNGFLHSIIYDIPADVSSLPESLPRDANLSEPSGAKQSRGYTNEFGYEGPCPGWEAHEYQFEIYAMPYASLSGVNMNTGMTQIEAVIKSGDIESTTLTAVFTPPAQ
- a CDS encoding prolyl-tRNA synthetase associated domain-containing protein: MPAATPEELFKRLEALDIQTETITHPAVFTVDEARKHRPGDQSGAHIKNLFLRNKKKKMWLVVAREDLPIDLKALGAAIGAGRVSFGSPDRLDQYLGVKPGSVTPFAVINDEEGVVEVVFDRAIFDSELVHCHPLVNTMTTAIKGNDLLRFLRDTGHEPRLVDIPAPAEA